From a region of the Luteibaculum oceani genome:
- a CDS encoding T9SS type B sorting domain-containing protein produces the protein MSKIFNLITVCVAFLAWQIQSYGQAQPTGVGVGTVFPVDYENVPNIYTDAEGPSNNYIDGGDESFAEFQPVGVGTFVRVSFTATDIEPNDTLFVYEDNTRAPGNQTDTLNNNLRGAPITFTGSAASNGRISFVWFESGGVAAAGWEANVDLVNSAGTLIPSNYNWIGFAEGNDEDFVFSPGMSNQAYVFCGFDASVRWVMDDDFSANGQTFEFKDLGSYKQRLDSVVVDWGDGSPLDTFNVDEVANRLQYDNTGQSEFNTPTHTYAAVGRYTVRLTGIDEIGVASQTQTIDIIVEGDEPTNKDVTEADVCIGDPATLVSDVEWIVSDYNARILTQRWEGPSPSNPTGPDVVLKNGSPGDNFLNINPSAYPAPADGGPAFFDYTFTHYVTFDNGCGEVATPVRYRVYKLPNAGDANPNADNEVCEDLADFDLNTLLDPASNPDPDGVWTDNGGNVVPNGIVSPMPAPGSYTYKYTVSNPECPSDQDQVTLTVLRKPYAGKNDGTSISNPLKLCVDQQNVDLFALLDGDPSRPTPDINGQWLLVESGTETALNSPQINSSRFLDASQFNVNPPQASKLFQLCYEVKDETGECSPTRECVYVRIYPEPYVVPTTVDTQVCENDPIIAMDNLVDDAFRTSGNWENYQWPAGASRVQNQAFFEPNKETVAGTYKFRKYYRNPDNQGNDICRIDSIIVTVEFFLKPEAGPDANYSICPSAPINLYDTLLSAADTDGDFFGPLETVGDVPTANPTAFQFDTDGGTFTFNYRVEGDGPCPDDAAVLTFNVSPFKDPGMSNSILACTADGPRTLINELNGTPDNGGTWSPTVFLSGTSENAKFNASAAGAGTFTYTYTFPKDGECPAVSSQLQIEVYNEPKSGADFAETICNVDMNKKQYFYSLSDQISGNANGAVHGVAPATDVMEEFGALESVANAVTNSNTGLVNVKNLGGGTYNFFYRTFNAGCEADTAFFKITVNQVGFAGKDSLFVRCSTEPVVNMKDYLGPGANTTGIWEDTDGAGGLVGATYNATFDPANVELQSPDTGFRHIYIVEVPECPDDSANVVAYVSKKLESGTPKGGDDSLLYACEDENAVNLLNGFVPNSFDEPLGNPGRPLYGRWKLVKPNAGYLVPQQVLDEVNKRDRSRFFTGADSSEFDVEEFVKYWEGTETINGSRQYSGGVNNLSFWQWLKTDRLLYFEYTVRDTSAGKLTIPTYYEGTSTAVPREIGCGKSSSVVIAAVMPDYDKRFTLEVDPAGPGDITVCNSITDLDLKQYFSELRRDPAKLDIRDIFNPKFDTIAFDGIPGTPDPVTDGTIYNQSPSQPYFLDISRLAPTMPKPPVPNNKNPYNVRLKLTSGKDKNNKCGEARTQVGLRINVEKIPQPGGGPGPGQDPLTEYSICEGSPTFNMHTQISGTKDPFDPNRHFFTAVTSNANGRILGQNFRMTGANPNLYIVRYNIPTVACVNPVVSSVNDPGNNNNPKNFSSLLEITVTSGPDLDGFDQQVNEFDVCSDPVTNLGDLFPLGNNIDQSGTFTILTNGCGAIDNANNWNNAVYNRGTTNCSSVLIEYEVNKGDCPPATLQIRLNITPKPYPGANAKDTICLNNGLYDLYGLLAKNQIPGKTIDRNGVFKGRKASTNAGLNFGGFFDPNTAGVGLHTIVYTVGDGQICELDSAVLNIKVNKIERAGTDGSINACAGAPKLDLFDGIKGNYSPIGYFIPCNPDLEQYMEGNKDQIFNHERYRTLEPDPQSQVCFKYVIDARCYNDTATVTVNLSPGPISGGDTTVFICEKLFEYNLFDALGNENVDWLPEGTWRGVSGTPAPSYDGNNSALISPKDLNRGTYKYDYTVEAECADTVLTSTSRVTVKIGDNTAAGRDTTIAVCYNGIINLDVFFGTNGAGVWIDTNGIGGLVDGNMFDLGQTNDGGIGSTYEYAYRVPALYENCGPTVAFFTVDVRRQPNAGRDTTVFYCNVAGQEFPALDLFPQRSANQKLFPSPGISAAGALSGGVFFPDRLSAGNYSIRLIITDSECGKDTAIANIYIQDKDDANSILCGDLDGDGVRNNQDLDVDGDGISNLVESRIAGGNRNPFGNHDNDALLNFQDADYAALVGSTIKNGVVAAFDFDGDGLINALDLDSDNDLIPDIVEAFGADNYAAFDGNSDGKTDAVNAAGINNTTKGLTDNGSAPLSFQGPGIAPFDYLNKDSDGDGIGDQIEARPNNDLAGTTFVFAVVDTDVDDTPDYLDTDSDNDGISDSRENQGGSLLVVINTNANPGPGIVVTDNVPNFRDTDSDGDGIEDRREAYKNQFGVPNDFDGDGIPNFLDVDSDNDGIADFIEKGPIEIPRNTDKDQRSSFSVSDTLPDFIDFDADGDGIADAIERGNITLGQQPVNTDGDTRADYRDLDADGDKIPDALELAANGDLLDTDMDGIFNFQDVDSDNDRYLDIFEAVGSVTSPDTITTNLFVDFDLDGIPDFLDFDSDDDGIEDKYEVLDNLQSIVNRPFDADGDGTPDFHDADSDDDGLLDEQERGEGDEGTDSAPRDSDGNGIYDFRSIDADGDGILDRLEGDGDCDGDGIPNYRDAGDNCKIETYIPEGFSPNGDRINDFFVIPDSEFFPGNTLRVYNRWGALVFEMENYDNTWDGTKDGDVLPDGTYFYTFDLGIGQEALTGYVFISRN, from the coding sequence ATGAGTAAAATATTCAACCTTATCACGGTCTGCGTGGCGTTTTTGGCATGGCAGATACAATCTTATGGACAAGCTCAACCAACAGGGGTTGGAGTGGGTACAGTGTTTCCAGTAGACTACGAGAATGTTCCAAACATCTATACAGATGCGGAAGGACCCAGTAATAACTACATCGACGGTGGAGATGAGAGTTTTGCTGAGTTCCAGCCTGTTGGTGTTGGTACTTTTGTTAGAGTTTCATTTACGGCTACTGATATAGAGCCAAATGATACCCTTTTCGTATATGAGGACAACACTAGAGCTCCAGGGAATCAAACAGACACTCTTAACAACAACTTAAGAGGAGCTCCAATAACCTTTACCGGTTCTGCAGCTTCAAACGGAAGAATTTCTTTTGTTTGGTTTGAAAGTGGTGGTGTTGCTGCCGCTGGGTGGGAAGCCAATGTAGATCTAGTAAATAGTGCTGGGACGCTTATCCCAAGTAACTACAACTGGATTGGTTTTGCAGAAGGTAACGATGAGGATTTCGTGTTCTCTCCAGGTATGTCAAACCAAGCTTACGTTTTCTGTGGATTCGACGCGTCGGTAAGATGGGTGATGGATGACGACTTCTCTGCTAACGGGCAGACTTTTGAGTTTAAAGACCTTGGATCCTACAAGCAACGCCTCGATTCTGTGGTGGTTGACTGGGGTGATGGTTCTCCGCTTGATACATTTAATGTTGATGAAGTGGCTAACCGTTTACAGTACGATAATACTGGACAGTCTGAATTCAATACGCCTACTCATACTTATGCTGCCGTTGGAAGATATACTGTTAGATTAACGGGTATTGATGAGATAGGTGTTGCATCTCAAACGCAAACCATTGATATCATCGTTGAAGGAGATGAGCCTACCAATAAAGATGTAACTGAAGCGGATGTTTGTATAGGTGATCCAGCTACTCTTGTTTCTGATGTAGAGTGGATCGTATCCGATTACAACGCTAGAATTCTTACTCAGAGATGGGAAGGACCAAGTCCTAGCAACCCAACCGGGCCAGACGTGGTACTTAAAAATGGTTCACCTGGAGATAATTTCCTTAACATAAATCCGAGCGCATATCCGGCGCCAGCGGATGGTGGTCCAGCTTTCTTCGATTATACGTTCACACACTACGTTACTTTTGATAACGGATGTGGTGAAGTTGCTACGCCTGTGAGATATAGAGTGTATAAATTGCCTAACGCGGGTGATGCTAATCCTAACGCAGATAATGAAGTTTGTGAGGATTTAGCTGATTTCGATTTAAATACTTTATTAGATCCAGCTTCTAATCCAGATCCAGATGGGGTTTGGACGGATAACGGTGGAAATGTAGTTCCTAATGGAATTGTTTCTCCAATGCCAGCTCCTGGTTCTTATACTTATAAATACACGGTTTCTAATCCTGAGTGTCCTTCAGATCAAGATCAAGTTACACTTACCGTATTAAGAAAGCCTTATGCTGGTAAAAATGATGGTACAAGTATTTCCAATCCATTAAAACTTTGTGTTGATCAGCAAAACGTAGACTTATTTGCTTTATTAGATGGTGATCCATCTAGACCAACTCCAGATATTAATGGACAATGGCTTCTAGTTGAGTCTGGAACGGAAACAGCACTTAATAGCCCTCAAATCAATAGCTCTAGATTTTTAGATGCCTCTCAATTTAATGTTAACCCACCTCAAGCTTCTAAGCTTTTCCAACTTTGTTACGAAGTAAAGGATGAAACAGGAGAGTGTTCTCCAACTAGAGAGTGCGTTTACGTTAGAATTTACCCAGAGCCATACGTAGTTCCAACTACTGTTGATACTCAGGTTTGTGAGAACGATCCAATTATCGCAATGGATAACTTGGTAGATGATGCATTCCGTACTTCTGGAAACTGGGAGAATTACCAGTGGCCAGCAGGAGCTTCTAGAGTACAAAACCAAGCATTCTTCGAGCCTAACAAAGAAACGGTTGCGGGAACATACAAATTCCGTAAGTACTACAGAAACCCAGATAACCAAGGGAACGATATCTGTAGAATTGATTCTATTATCGTTACCGTTGAGTTTTTCTTAAAGCCTGAGGCAGGTCCAGATGCGAACTATAGTATTTGTCCTTCTGCACCAATTAATCTATACGATACTTTATTATCTGCTGCGGATACAGATGGAGATTTCTTCGGTCCACTAGAGACTGTGGGAGATGTCCCGACTGCTAATCCAACTGCTTTCCAGTTTGATACTGATGGTGGAACGTTTACTTTCAACTATAGAGTAGAAGGTGACGGGCCTTGCCCTGATGATGCGGCGGTATTGACATTTAACGTTAGTCCGTTCAAGGACCCAGGAATGTCTAACAGCATTTTGGCTTGTACAGCTGATGGACCAAGAACATTGATTAACGAATTAAACGGAACTCCAGACAATGGAGGAACATGGTCACCAACCGTATTCCTTTCTGGAACTTCTGAAAATGCTAAGTTCAACGCTTCAGCAGCAGGTGCGGGTACATTTACTTATACCTATACTTTCCCTAAAGATGGAGAGTGTCCAGCAGTTTCTTCACAATTACAAATTGAGGTTTACAACGAACCTAAGTCGGGTGCAGATTTTGCCGAGACTATTTGTAACGTAGACATGAACAAAAAGCAGTACTTCTACAGCCTTTCTGATCAAATTTCAGGAAATGCGAATGGTGCTGTTCATGGTGTAGCTCCAGCTACAGATGTAATGGAGGAATTCGGAGCACTAGAGTCGGTAGCTAACGCAGTTACAAACTCTAACACTGGATTGGTTAACGTTAAAAATCTTGGTGGAGGAACATATAACTTCTTCTACAGAACTTTCAATGCAGGTTGTGAGGCAGATACAGCGTTCTTTAAAATAACTGTAAACCAAGTTGGTTTCGCAGGTAAGGATAGCCTATTTGTAAGATGTTCAACTGAGCCTGTTGTTAACATGAAAGATTACCTAGGGCCAGGAGCAAACACTACTGGAATCTGGGAAGATACTGATGGTGCAGGTGGTTTAGTTGGTGCAACTTATAACGCTACTTTCGATCCTGCTAATGTTGAATTACAATCACCAGATACTGGATTCAGACATATTTATATTGTTGAGGTTCCAGAATGTCCAGATGATTCTGCAAACGTTGTTGCCTATGTTTCTAAGAAGTTAGAATCTGGGACACCAAAAGGTGGTGATGATTCATTACTATATGCTTGTGAGGATGAAAATGCAGTAAACCTATTAAATGGTTTTGTGCCTAACTCTTTCGATGAGCCTCTAGGAAATCCAGGTCGTCCTCTATATGGAAGATGGAAATTGGTTAAGCCTAATGCAGGTTACCTAGTTCCTCAACAAGTTTTAGATGAAGTAAATAAAAGAGACAGATCTCGTTTCTTTACCGGTGCGGATTCTTCAGAGTTTGATGTAGAAGAGTTTGTAAAATACTGGGAAGGAACGGAAACTATTAACGGAAGCCGTCAGTATTCTGGTGGTGTTAACAACTTGTCTTTCTGGCAATGGTTGAAAACAGACCGTTTACTATACTTCGAATATACTGTAAGAGATACTTCTGCAGGAAAACTAACTATCCCAACATATTATGAAGGAACTTCTACTGCTGTTCCTCGTGAAATTGGTTGTGGCAAGAGTTCGTCTGTTGTAATCGCTGCAGTGATGCCAGATTATGATAAGCGATTTACTTTAGAGGTAGATCCAGCAGGTCCTGGTGATATCACTGTATGTAACTCTATTACGGACTTAGATCTTAAGCAGTACTTCTCTGAATTGAGAAGAGATCCTGCTAAACTGGATATCAGAGATATATTCAACCCTAAGTTCGATACTATTGCTTTCGACGGAATCCCTGGTACTCCAGACCCAGTTACAGATGGTACTATCTATAACCAGAGTCCATCTCAGCCATACTTCTTGGATATTTCGAGATTGGCTCCAACTATGCCAAAACCTCCAGTTCCTAACAATAAAAACCCATACAACGTAAGATTAAAACTTACGAGCGGTAAAGATAAGAACAACAAGTGTGGTGAGGCTAGAACTCAAGTTGGATTGAGAATTAACGTAGAGAAGATTCCTCAACCAGGTGGAGGTCCTGGACCAGGTCAAGATCCATTAACTGAGTACAGTATTTGTGAAGGTTCACCAACCTTTAACATGCACACTCAAATTAGTGGAACTAAAGATCCATTCGATCCAAACCGTCACTTCTTTACTGCGGTAACATCTAATGCAAATGGTAGAATATTAGGTCAGAACTTCAGAATGACTGGAGCGAACCCTAACCTATACATAGTTCGCTATAACATACCTACAGTAGCTTGTGTTAACCCAGTGGTAAGTAGTGTAAATGATCCAGGAAATAACAATAATCCGAAGAACTTCTCTTCACTATTAGAGATTACTGTTACTTCTGGTCCAGATTTAGACGGATTTGATCAGCAGGTAAATGAGTTTGACGTTTGTTCCGATCCTGTAACTAACCTAGGAGATTTATTCCCACTAGGAAATAACATCGATCAAAGTGGAACCTTCACTATCCTAACAAATGGTTGTGGAGCTATCGATAACGCAAACAACTGGAACAACGCAGTTTATAACAGAGGTACTACTAATTGTTCTTCAGTACTTATAGAGTATGAGGTAAACAAAGGAGACTGTCCTCCTGCTACCCTTCAGATTCGTCTGAACATTACTCCAAAACCTTATCCTGGAGCTAATGCCAAAGACACTATCTGTTTAAATAACGGATTATACGATCTATACGGATTATTAGCTAAGAATCAGATTCCTGGAAAAACCATTGATAGAAATGGAGTATTCAAAGGAAGAAAGGCTTCTACTAATGCTGGATTAAATTTCGGAGGATTCTTCGATCCTAATACTGCAGGTGTAGGACTACACACAATAGTTTACACCGTAGGTGATGGACAAATTTGTGAACTAGATTCTGCTGTACTTAATATTAAGGTGAACAAGATAGAAAGAGCAGGTACCGATGGAAGCATTAACGCTTGTGCTGGTGCGCCAAAGCTTGATCTGTTTGACGGAATTAAAGGAAACTACAGCCCAATTGGTTATTTCATTCCATGTAATCCAGACTTGGAGCAGTACATGGAAGGAAATAAAGATCAGATATTTAACCACGAGCGCTATAGAACGCTTGAGCCAGACCCACAATCACAAGTTTGTTTCAAGTATGTAATTGATGCACGTTGTTATAACGACACCGCTACGGTAACAGTTAACCTGTCTCCTGGTCCAATTTCAGGTGGAGATACTACAGTATTCATTTGTGAGAAGTTATTCGAGTACAACTTATTCGATGCACTTGGAAATGAAAATGTAGATTGGCTTCCAGAAGGAACTTGGAGAGGTGTATCTGGAACTCCAGCACCGTCTTATGATGGGAACAATAGCGCTTTAATTTCACCTAAGGACTTGAACAGAGGTACTTACAAGTATGACTATACTGTAGAGGCTGAATGTGCTGATACCGTGTTAACTAGTACTTCTAGAGTTACTGTGAAAATCGGTGACAACACTGCGGCTGGTAGAGATACTACTATAGCAGTATGTTACAATGGAATTATCAACCTAGATGTGTTCTTCGGAACTAACGGCGCAGGAGTTTGGATTGATACCAATGGTATTGGAGGTCTTGTAGACGGAAACATGTTCGACCTTGGTCAAACTAACGATGGTGGAATTGGATCTACTTATGAGTATGCATATAGAGTTCCAGCTCTTTACGAGAACTGTGGACCAACTGTAGCCTTCTTCACTGTAGATGTAAGAAGACAACCAAATGCAGGTAGAGATACCACGGTATTCTACTGTAACGTTGCTGGTCAAGAATTCCCAGCATTGGATTTATTCCCTCAGCGTAGTGCTAACCAAAAGCTTTTCCCAAGCCCAGGAATTAGTGCAGCTGGAGCCTTAAGTGGAGGAGTATTCTTCCCAGATCGTTTATCTGCAGGTAATTACAGCATCAGATTAATCATTACCGATTCTGAGTGTGGAAAGGATACAGCGATAGCTAACATTTACATTCAAGATAAAGATGATGCCAACTCTATTCTATGTGGAGACTTAGATGGAGATGGTGTTAGAAACAATCAGGATCTTGATGTGGATGGCGATGGTATTAGCAACCTAGTTGAATCAAGAATAGCTGGTGGAAATAGAAATCCATTCGGAAACCATGATAACGATGCCTTGTTGAACTTCCAGGATGCTGATTATGCTGCACTAGTTGGATCTACAATTAAAAATGGTGTTGTTGCAGCCTTCGATTTCGATGGAGATGGATTGATCAACGCATTGGATTTAGATTCTGATAACGACTTAATTCCAGATATCGTTGAAGCATTTGGAGCAGACAACTATGCTGCTTTCGATGGTAACTCCGATGGTAAAACGGATGCTGTTAATGCTGCTGGTATTAACAATACAACCAAAGGATTAACCGATAACGGTTCAGCACCATTATCATTCCAAGGTCCTGGTATTGCACCATTCGATTACCTGAACAAAGATTCTGACGGTGATGGTATTGGAGATCAAATTGAAGCTAGACCAAACAATGACTTAGCTGGAACTACTTTTGTATTCGCAGTTGTGGATACCGATGTAGATGATACTCCAGACTATCTTGATACAGATTCTGATAACGACGGAATTTCTGACTCAAGAGAAAACCAAGGTGGAAGCTTATTGGTAGTAATTAATACCAATGCTAACCCAGGTCCTGGAATTGTAGTAACTGACAATGTTCCAAACTTTAGAGATACAGACTCTGACGGTGATGGAATAGAGGATAGAAGAGAGGCGTATAAGAACCAATTCGGAGTGCCTAACGATTTCGATGGAGACGGTATTCCTAACTTCCTTGACGTTGACTCTGATAATGATGGTATAGCCGACTTTATCGAAAAAGGACCGATTGAAATTCCAAGAAATACAGATAAAGATCAAAGATCTTCGTTCTCTGTATCTGATACACTTCCTGACTTCATCGATTTTGATGCGGATGGAGATGGAATTGCAGATGCAATTGAAAGAGGAAACATTACTCTTGGACAACAGCCGGTTAATACCGATGGTGATACGAGAGCGGATTATAGAGATCTAGATGCTGATGGAGATAAAATTCCAGATGCACTTGAATTAGCTGCTAATGGTGATCTTCTAGATACAGATATGGATGGAATTTTCAACTTCCAGGATGTCGATTCAGATAATGATAGATACCTTGATATCTTCGAGGCAGTTGGTTCTGTAACAAGTCCAGATACCATTACAACTAACTTATTTGTTGACTTCGATCTTGATGGTATTCCAGACTTCCTAGATTTCGATTCAGATGATGACGGAATTGAAGATAAGTATGAGGTATTAGATAACCTTCAGTCTATCGTAAATAGGCCTTTCGATGCAGACGGAGATGGTACACCTGACTTCCATGATGCAGACTCAGATGATGATGGATTATTGGATGAGCAAGAAAGAGGTGAAGGAGATGAAGGTACTGATTCTGCACCTAGAGATTCAGACGGAAATGGAATTTATGACTTCAGATCTATAGATGCTGATGGAGATGGAATTCTAGATCGTCTTGAAGGAGATGGTGACTGCGATGGTGACGGAATTCCTAACTACAGAGATGCGGGTGACAATTGTAAGATTGAAACTTATATCCCTGAAGGATTCTCGCCAAACGGAGATAGAATTAACGACTTCTTTGTAATTCCAGATAGTGAATTCTTCCCAGGAAATACTTTAAGAGTGTACAACAGATGGGGTG